DNA from Daucus carota subsp. sativus chromosome 1, DH1 v3.0, whole genome shotgun sequence:
GCCATTTTGTTGAAGTTGCTGTTTCACACCATTCAAAAATGAAAGCTCCCGCCTGAAAATAATGGCTATTGCGGCCTTCGCTCCTCGCTTTTGTTCAATTATAAATAACCACTTCACTTTGATGGAGATTTGTAGCATCATTCAAGTAAATACAGATTGAGATTGTAGAAACATGAGCTTGTGATATAGCTACACCTAATTCCGGACCGGTTAATGCAAGAACTATAAATAAAGGACCCAGATCTCCTATGAAATAGAAAAGATCATTCATACATAGCATAGTCCAAGCGAACCCACTTAAAATCTTTACTGAACTATGACCGGCCATCATATTAGCAAATAAACGTATTCCTGAGCTTAATGCGCGAAAACAATGAGGGATTAGCTCAAGGAGTACTAAAAAAGGTGCTAACGGCAGTGGGACTCCTGCGGGTAATGAAAAGCTTAAAAAATGAAGCCCATTTCTTTGAAATCCCACGAGAGTAATGCCAATAAAAATGGAAAATGAGAGGCCCAAAGTAATGAGAAAATGACTTGTAACTGTGAAGCTATAAGGTATCATACCCTGTGGATTACGAAAGAACGAAAAAGTAAAAGTGACCGAGATGCGAGGGGAAAACTTTTGTTTAACATTTCCGGAAAGACCACCTATTTGTTCGTTTACCGGGTTCGGCACGAAATCATAAATAAGCTCTACCAAGGATTGCCAAGCATTTGGTACTGAGTTTCCTCCTCCGTTTTTAGTAACAAAATGAACCAAAAGTAGGACCAAACTGAGAGTGAGTAGCATAAACAAAGAGGGATTTGTGAATGAGAAATACAAGTGTCCTATATTCATAGGAATCAATGGGATAATGTCAAATTGCTCAAGTGGGCTGGGGATGGTGAGGGGCTGCTCAAGAGTGTTGTGGAAGGACTCTACATACTGGGGTGAGTCGGGAATGTTAGAGACCACTTCCTGCGTGCGTCGCGCTGCTGGATCATGGAACGTCTCAACGTACTCCTGCACATTAGGGTTACAACAGTTGAACAAACAAATGTTGTTGTGTATCACATTCCCAGTATTAGCACCCGCAGTTTGTTGTTTATTACACAGACACCTTGGCATTAAGCCCTTAAAAATCGACTTcaatttcttaaaaagaaaacGGGTGCAATATTTTACACCTAAAGAGTCAGACGGGGTGCAATTCATGAgaacttttactttttttttctgCCGGCTTCTTGCTC
Protein-coding regions in this window:
- the LOC135150727 gene encoding ATP synthase subunit a-like — translated: MPRCLCNKQQTAGANTGNVIHNNICLFNCCNPNVQEYVETFHDPAARRTQEVVSNIPDSPQYVESFHNTLEQPLTIPSPLEQFDIIPLIPMNIGHLYFSFTNPSLFMLLTLSLVLLLVHFVTKNGGGNSVPNAWQSLVELIYDFVPNPVNEQIGGLSGNVKQKFSPRISVTFTFSFFRNPQGMIPYSFTVTSHFLITLGLSFSIFIGITLVGFQRNGLHFLSFSLPAGVPLPLAPFLVLLELIPHCFRALSSGIRLFANMMAGHSSVKILSGFAWTMLCMNDLFYFIGDLGPLFIVLALTGPELGVAISQAHVSTISICIYLNDATNLHQSEVVIYN